A region of Pieris rapae chromosome 20, ilPieRapa1.1, whole genome shotgun sequence DNA encodes the following proteins:
- the LOC111001664 gene encoding heat shock protein 30D-like — MSEKQLQPQINIPIEITDLPLFDGSVQNIKDTFVSEMKRIDEEMTKFSTNILGLYGQTDTTLTTSKDTGKPPTWDSLATSSLIEGEGENRVIKLQFDLSGFDPTEVNVSVTNNLLQVTATHEFKTDTSSTLKEYRREFHLPHGVNPERIVSSLTKEGVLLVQAPLPPLESLAIK; from the exons atgtctgaAAAACAATTACAGCCACAGATCAACATTCCTATTGAAATAACCGATCTACCTCTCTTCGATGGATCGGTCCAGAATATAAAAGATACATTTGTTTCTGAGATGAAAAGGATTGATGAAGAAATGACCAAGTTTAG TACCAATATCCTGGGATTATATGGTCAAACAGACACTACGTTAACAACATCGAAGGACACAGGAAAGCCACCCACCTGGGATTCTCTTGCTACTTCCTCACTGATAGAAGGAGAGGGAGAGAATAGAGTGATTAAACTTCAGTTTGATTTGAGTGGATTTGATCCAACTGAG GTGAATGTGAGCGTCACAAACAACCTACTTCAAGTGACAGCGACACACGAGTTCAAAACTGACACCAGCAGCACCCTCAAAGAGTATAGAAGAGAGTTCCACCTGCCTCACGGAGTTAACCCTGAGCGAATTGTGTCTTCTCTTACCAAGGAAGGTGTGTTGCTGGTACAGGCTCCCTTGCCACCGTTGGAATCTTtggctattaaataa